One segment of Plasmodium relictum strain SGS1 genome assembly, chromosome: 3 DNA contains the following:
- the PTH2 gene encoding peptidyl-tRNA hydrolase 2, putative, whose amino-acid sequence MNPNYNLRLLKNDRCDNVLLLIIFICGFVLGLLFKFLNIIKKKFVKIKEVYANLDLNCDCKMVFCVRTDIKMNKGKICSQCCHACLSVYEKILKRNNQLQKKKLNKKNCPSYFDIWKRTGQKKIVLKISSLEEMHEIEKKAHMENLLTSIIIDAGRTQIDPNTPTVLAIEPVPDEIVNKITGQLKLL is encoded by the exons ATGAATccaaattataatttaagattattaaaaaatgatagaTGTGATAACGTCTTActtcttattatttttatatgtggATTTGTACTTGGTTTATTGTttaagtttttaaatattatcaaaaagaaatttgttaaaataaaagaagttTACGCAAACTTAGATTTAAATTGTGATTGCAAGATGGTTTTTTGTGTTAGAACag atataaaaatgaataaaggGAAAATATGTTCTCAATGTTGTCATGCATGCTTATCagtttatgaaaaaattttaaaaagaaataatcaacttcaaaaaaaaaaattaaacaaaaaaaattgtccCAGTTATTTCGACATATGGAAAAGAACaggacaaaaaaaaattgttcttAAAATATCA AGTTTAGAAGAAATGcatgaaatagaaaaaaaggcTCATATGGAAAACTTGCTAACATCTATAATCATTGATGCG ggAAGAACTCAAATAGATCCAAATACACCAACAGTTCTTGCTATTGAACCAG tTCCTGATGAAATAGTCAATAAAATAACAGGACAATTAAAGCTTTTatag
- a CDS encoding methyltransferase, putative: MFTFSSFKKLLLGVTVANGGVIFGCFYIYKKNRPLNDIVDNPTENFRIKIFDALAKNYDEKNDFIEKITSINKYKKKNFRKARGVVLEIGAGSGRNFSFLNKIDALVCVEKSENMCEELKKKVEKIKPPYPVYIINNDIKNNIFNPEVFDSIISSFTLCSLEYLDESLKNVYQAMKNNGKFYLVERGIIYNKLIRYILEKLNLYPNQKIPWEYGYYENRNPLDILKKNNFSIVFKLVKNAGSIYVLIAKKYISSDIQNEINNNQEMKKLNFDIQDKMNEKKEIEKTKQKNIHINSIISDPQKISIYYYYKNN; the protein is encoded by the exons atgtttactttttcttcctttaaaaag ttattGTTAGGAGTAACAGTTGCAAATGGAGGTGTGATTTTTGGctgtttttatatatataaaaagaatagaCCTCTAAATGATATAGTAGATAATCCAACAGAAAACTTTcgaattaaaatatttgatgCATTAGCAAAAAACTATGATGAgaaaaatgattttatagaaaaaattacatctataaataaatacaaaaaaaaaaattttcgaAAGGCACGAGGAGTAGTATTAGAAATAGGAGCAGGTTCAGGTagaaatttttcttttttaaataaaatagatgCATTAGTATGTGTTGAAAAAAGTGAGAATATGTGTgaggaattaaaaaaaaaagtggaAAAAATTAAGCCACCCTATCctgtttatattataaataatgatataaaaaataatatttttaatccGGAAGTTTTTGATTCTATTATCTCCTCCTTTACATTATGTTCTTTAGAATATCTTGATGaaagtttaaaaaatgtttatcaAGCAATGAAGAATAATGGAAAGTTTTATTTGGTTGAAAGAGgaattatatataacaaGCTTATTAGATATATcctagaaaaattaaatttataccCAAATCAAAAAATACCATGGGAATATGGCTATTATGAAAATAGAAACCCTttagatattttaaaaaaaaataatttcagcATTGTTTTTAAACTTGTAAAAAATGCAGGAAgtatttatgtattaatagcaaaaaaatacatttcgTCAGATAtacaaaatgaaataaacaataatcaagaaatgaagaaattaaattttgATATACAAGATAAAATGAatgaaaagaaagaaatagaaaaaacgaaacaaaaaaatattcatattaaTAGTATTATTTCTGATCCACaaaaaatttctatatattaCTATTATAAGAATAACTAA